In Gracilibacillus salitolerans, the sequence CTTGTTCTAAAGTTTTCTTCATTTCTTGAATATATAATGGTTTATCTGCTTGTGCCCGTAATGCCCGAACAGCAGGTCCTTTCCCTGTATTGAGCATTCTCATTTGAATGTACGTTTTATCAATCACTTTACCCATTAATCCGCCTAATGCATCAATTTCACGAACGACGATACCTTTTGCAGGTCCACCAATGGATGGATTACAAGGCATAAACGCGATCATATCTAAATTCAATGTTAACATTAATGTTTTCGCTCCACGTTTAGCAGCAGCGTAAGCGGACTCTACCCCTGCATGCCCTGCTCCGATGACGATCACATCATACCCGCCAGCTTCATAAGTTGACATCGCTGATCCTCCTTCTTTTGTTCCTATTTATTTTCCTAAGCAGAATTGTGAAAACAGTTGATCAATCAAACTGTCTTGCATCGTATCTCCTACTATCTCACCTAATAACTCCCAAGCTCTTGTAACATCAATTTGTACCAAGTCAATAGGCATATCCGCATCCATCGCGTCTATTGCTTCTTCCAATGCCTTTAAGGTTTGTTGTAATAATTGAATATGACGTACATTCGAAACATACGTTAAGTCACCGCTGTCTAAATCTCCAGCGAAAAAGGTATTTGCAATAGCATCTTCTAAAGCATCCATACCTTTATCTTCAATTAATGTAGTCGTTATTACTTTTTGATCACCAGCTAAATGCTTCACTTCTTCTAATTGTAATTTTTGATCCAAGTCTGTCTTATTGACGATCACTATATATTCTAAGCCTTCAACTGCTTTAAAAAGATTACGGTCTTCCTCTGTTAATTCCTCACCATAATTCAGCACTAGTAATATTAAGTCAGACTCTTTTAACGCTTGACGAGAACGTTCTACACCGATTCGTTCGACAATATCCTCTGTTTCTCGAATACCTGCTGTATCAACTAATCGTAACGGAATACCTCGGACATTTACATATTCCTCTATCACATCTCTCGTTGTACCTGGAATATCCGTTACAATCGCCTTTGTTTCCTGTACAAATGCGTTAAGCAACGAAGACTTTCCTACATTTGGACGCCCAATAATGGCTGTTGCAATACCTTCACGTAAGATCTTACCCTGTTTCGCCATGCTTAATAACCGTTCTACTTCTCGGTACACTTCTTCTGTTTGTTCTTTTAACATTTGATGCGACATTTCTTCTACATCATCATACTCTGGATAGTCAATGTTCACTTCCACATGTGCTACCGTTTCAATTAATTTTTGCCTTAATTGATGAACGAGTTTCGATAGTTTCCCATCTAATTGCTTTAACGCTATATTCATGGCTTTATCTGTTTTGGCACGAATTAAATCCATAACAGCTTCTGCTTGTGATAAATCAATGCGTCCATTAAGGAATGCGCGTTTAGTAAACTCTCCAGGCTCTGCCAAACGTGCACCGTGGAATAAGACATGTTCTAATAATCGATTCACAGATGCCAGCCCACCATGACAGTTTATTTCAACTACATCTTCTTTCGTAAACGTTTTTGGCGCACGCATGACGGTAACCATTACTTCTTCCATCATTTCATTAGTTGCCGTATCGATCATTTTTCCATAATGTATCGTATGGGATTCGACTTTTTCGAGATCTTTCCCTTCAAAAATTTTATTACTTATAGCAATTGCATCCTCTCCACTCAATCGTACAATCGCAATTGCTCCTTCTCCTATCGGTGTCGATATTGCTGCTATTGTATCTTTTTCCACTTCTTCACCCCCATTATTCCGATTTTCTATATATCAATTGGCTATACATTCGATTTAGTGTCACTAACTTATTAGAATAGCACAAAACTATACCACTTGAAAAGATATCCACACTCAGTTTTTGATTTTGACATTATTATATATTATCCACATGTGAATAACTTTTTATGAAACCAATTATTCACAAGCTCCAAAAAAAATAAATAGAATAGCAAAATATAAACCTTTAACCCACGCACCCACTCAACTAATTCGAAGTAACTAAAAACTGCGAACTAATAAATTTTTTGGAATGAAGCTTCCTTCCATTCTTCTGAAGTTAAGTGCTAACTCGTCGCTGCGGAAAAATCGACAGAAAAGCCAATGAATATAGTTCCATAAGTCTGCTCTATCAATAAGCAGAACACTAAAAATAGCGTAGGCAGAATGCGGAGACTCCTGTGGGACAGTGAGAGCTGAAGATCCACTTTGCAAAATTAGCTGAAGCCAGCCCACGGAAAGCGCAGTATTCTGCAGAAGCGTATCACAGCACTCAACATAAATCAAAATGGAAGAAAGCAAACCTAAAAAGGATAACTTCGCAGTTTATGTTTTTTTTGCTTTATTTTATTTTTTTTGTTCATAAAAAAACGAGTAATCGTGTTGATTACTCGTTTTTAAATTATTCATTTTGGTTTAATTACGACGTAACGTTTTGGTTCTGTTCCTTGTGAATCTGTTTCGACGTCTGCTCTTTTTTGCAATGCTGTATGAATTAGTTTTCGTTCAAAAGACGGCATTGGCTCGATTCTTACGTCTTTCTTCGTCTTACTAGCACGATCGGCTAATCTTTCTGCCAATGAAATAAGTGTTTCTTTTCTTCTTTCACGATAACCTTCTGCATCAACAA encodes:
- the mnmE gene encoding tRNA uridine-5-carboxymethylaminomethyl(34) synthesis GTPase MnmE, producing the protein MEKDTIAAISTPIGEGAIAIVRLSGEDAIAISNKIFEGKDLEKVESHTIHYGKMIDTATNEMMEEVMVTVMRAPKTFTKEDVVEINCHGGLASVNRLLEHVLFHGARLAEPGEFTKRAFLNGRIDLSQAEAVMDLIRAKTDKAMNIALKQLDGKLSKLVHQLRQKLIETVAHVEVNIDYPEYDDVEEMSHQMLKEQTEEVYREVERLLSMAKQGKILREGIATAIIGRPNVGKSSLLNAFVQETKAIVTDIPGTTRDVIEEYVNVRGIPLRLVDTAGIRETEDIVERIGVERSRQALKESDLILLVLNYGEELTEEDRNLFKAVEGLEYIVIVNKTDLDQKLQLEEVKHLAGDQKVITTTLIEDKGMDALEDAIANTFFAGDLDSGDLTYVSNVRHIQLLQQTLKALEEAIDAMDADMPIDLVQIDVTRAWELLGEIVGDTMQDSLIDQLFSQFCLGK